A portion of the Leptospira kanakyensis genome contains these proteins:
- a CDS encoding aspartate aminotransferase family protein — protein MAQGFSMNEYPNVDQIYKDLRKLISLPIRSIRKDAMEDIIHNYFDKKCSKSKAMITKASEYIPGGVQHNLSFNHPFPLVFTEASGAYLYDLDGNKYIDFLQAGGPTVLGSNPNIVRKKVIELLNTTGPVTGLFHEYEYKLAEKIVELVPSVEMFRMLGSGTEACMASIRVARLATKKKNIVKMGGAYHGWSDQLAYGLRIPGTRHFEANGVPKSIFKYTQEFYPNDLNALESVLKRNRLFGGTAAVLIEPVGPESGTRPLDLNFNKGVRELCDKYGALLIFDEVVTAFRIGLSGAQGYFGVDPDLTIFGKVVAGGYPSAGGLGGKKEYMKYVSAGLQTGTKKALIGGTMAANPLSSAAGYFTLCEMEKTGALEKSGRAGDRLTKGLQKLIKKYDLPFVAFNQGSICHLETVGTMLLDINIKKFWTIKKTIAEAHKRKHAMEEMGAAYMSEGLVTLAGSRLYTSASDTDAVIDDALKRFDRVFQKVEGVA, from the coding sequence ATGGCCCAAGGCTTTTCCATGAACGAATACCCGAACGTAGACCAGATCTACAAAGACCTAAGGAAATTAATTTCCCTTCCGATCCGCTCCATTCGTAAAGACGCGATGGAGGACATCATTCATAATTACTTCGATAAAAAATGCAGTAAGTCCAAAGCCATGATCACGAAGGCTTCGGAATACATTCCTGGCGGGGTCCAACACAATCTTTCCTTCAACCATCCATTCCCTCTTGTATTCACAGAAGCATCGGGTGCTTATCTCTATGATTTAGATGGAAACAAATATATCGATTTTTTACAAGCAGGTGGGCCCACCGTTCTCGGAAGTAATCCAAACATTGTTCGCAAAAAAGTCATCGAACTTCTCAATACAACAGGCCCTGTGACTGGTCTTTTTCATGAATACGAATATAAGTTAGCCGAAAAAATTGTAGAGTTAGTTCCTTCCGTCGAAATGTTTCGAATGCTTGGCTCGGGAACCGAAGCTTGTATGGCATCCATTCGTGTCGCAAGGCTTGCGACAAAGAAAAAGAACATCGTGAAGATGGGTGGCGCTTATCACGGTTGGAGTGATCAATTGGCTTATGGTCTTCGGATTCCTGGCACAAGACATTTCGAAGCCAATGGAGTTCCTAAATCCATTTTCAAATACACACAAGAATTTTATCCGAACGATTTGAACGCTTTAGAGTCGGTTCTCAAACGAAATCGTTTATTTGGTGGCACTGCTGCCGTTCTCATTGAACCAGTAGGACCAGAAAGTGGAACAAGACCTCTTGATCTCAATTTCAACAAAGGAGTGAGAGAACTTTGCGATAAGTATGGTGCCCTTCTGATTTTTGATGAAGTGGTGACTGCCTTCCGCATTGGTCTTAGCGGTGCCCAAGGTTATTTCGGTGTGGATCCTGATCTTACGATCTTCGGTAAAGTAGTGGCAGGTGGATATCCATCAGCTGGTGGACTTGGTGGTAAAAAAGAATACATGAAGTATGTCTCTGCTGGATTACAAACTGGCACCAAAAAGGCGTTAATCGGTGGAACGATGGCCGCAAACCCACTCAGTTCTGCTGCCGGTTACTTTACACTTTGTGAAATGGAAAAAACAGGAGCTCTTGAAAAATCAGGAAGGGCTGGTGACAGACTCACAAAAGGATTACAAAAACTAATCAAAAAGTATGACCTTCCTTTTGTTGCTTTCAACCAAGGTTCCATTTGCCACTTAGAAACCGTTGGAACGATGTTACTCGATATCAATATCAAGAAGTTCTGGACCATCAAAAAAACCATTGCCGAAGCACATAAAAGAAAACATGCGATGGAAGAAATGGGTGCGGCGTATATGTCGGAAGGTCTTGTGACTCTTGCAGGAAGTAGACTTTATACCAGTGCTTCCGATACAGATGCGGTGATTGATGATGCCCTCAAACGATTTGATCGTGTGTTCCAAAAAGTGGAAGGTGTGGCATAA
- a CDS encoding type II toxin-antitoxin system PemK/MazF family toxin, which produces MVIKQYEIYLINLDPTVGIEIQKSRPCIVISPNETNQFIGTVMIAPMTTASKSYPTRVALTFQGKNDSVVLDQIRTVDKSRLVQKLGTADSKTIQKIKKVIKEMLVD; this is translated from the coding sequence ATGGTAATCAAACAATACGAAATATACTTAATCAATTTAGATCCAACCGTTGGAATTGAAATTCAAAAATCTAGACCTTGTATTGTGATCTCGCCTAATGAAACGAATCAGTTCATTGGAACTGTGATGATTGCGCCGATGACAACCGCTTCTAAAAGTTATCCCACAAGAGTGGCGCTAACCTTTCAGGGGAAAAACGATTCTGTCGTTTTAGACCAAATCAGAACTGTTGATAAATCCAGGTTAGTCCAAAAACTAGGGACAGCAGATTCTAAAACCATTCAGAAAATTAAAAAAGTCATAAAAGAAATGTTAGTCGATTAG
- a CDS encoding AbrB/MazE/SpoVT family DNA-binding domain-containing protein: MKAAVIQIGNSKGIRIPKTVLAECQIEDEVDLLVEDNKIIITPVKSKPRMGWEDQFKAMAKGNEDELLIPDSIDLNSQDWEW, encoded by the coding sequence ATGAAAGCGGCAGTCATACAAATCGGAAATTCGAAAGGAATCCGAATTCCCAAAACAGTTTTAGCGGAATGTCAGATAGAAGATGAAGTCGATCTACTGGTAGAGGACAATAAAATCATCATCACGCCGGTTAAAAGCAAACCGCGAATGGGTTGGGAAGACCAATTCAAAGCGATGGCAAAAGGAAACGAGGATGAGTTACTCATTCCAGATTCTATTGATTTGAATTCACAGGATTGGGAATGGTAA
- the fliF gene encoding flagellar basal-body MS-ring/collar protein FliF yields MPEPLQKIIDNLKELLNKLDKTKKMILGGVLAVVVVAVIILSNVSSQRNRVVLFKDLDSKDFSEVTKKLDALGYSYGSSETSLITVDPEQRQEIVTKLAQENLIPAGVTGWELFDIEKFTETQFDKDIKKYRALKGAIEKSLNTLRPIERSDVNIAIPEGDLFESNSYPVKASVILHFKPGVEGMSKKEIKGIVNLVARAVPKLKPENVSVADPDGKIISDFEEDLEKERLELRIVQEKLRIEEEERVKRLIDIRNTLRWYLGGEDRVDITRFEYSFNWDQESLTENEVLPVVAEEDNPDTPYNERKLVDGYSLKVSSKETKESFKGRGFTPDGPAGTEPNLPPGYKDTDYQKAEYSKDENINNYEFNKRVKDIKRQPWKIEKIGLSVVVDGVWERKEREDGMGYDRKYIPVAEGDLKLVRKNLEAAIGYTRSRGDQISVITIPKDRTEQFRAEDEEFQKQRAIRNMVIASLVILILLILAILVYRAIKKEIARRRRLREEELAAQQQMMREAALRVMDEGGAEVELSLDEKLRRELLENAINLAKEKPEDVAQLLRTWLAEEEQT; encoded by the coding sequence ATGCCTGAACCACTGCAAAAGATCATCGATAATCTCAAAGAGTTGTTAAACAAACTCGATAAAACCAAAAAAATGATTTTGGGTGGTGTGCTCGCCGTTGTGGTGGTGGCAGTCATCATCTTATCCAACGTCTCGTCACAACGAAACCGAGTGGTTCTCTTTAAGGATTTGGATTCCAAAGACTTTTCAGAAGTAACCAAAAAACTGGATGCTCTCGGTTATTCTTATGGGTCGAGTGAAACAAGTCTCATCACTGTTGATCCCGAACAAAGACAAGAGATCGTCACAAAACTTGCACAAGAAAATTTGATTCCTGCTGGTGTCACAGGTTGGGAATTATTCGACATCGAAAAATTTACAGAGACCCAATTCGACAAAGACATTAAAAAGTACAGAGCTCTCAAAGGTGCGATTGAAAAATCACTCAATACCTTAAGACCCATTGAAAGATCCGATGTCAACATTGCCATCCCCGAAGGAGATCTTTTTGAATCCAATTCCTATCCTGTCAAAGCCAGTGTGATTTTACACTTCAAACCTGGTGTGGAAGGAATGAGTAAAAAAGAAATCAAAGGGATTGTGAACTTAGTTGCACGTGCTGTTCCTAAGTTAAAACCAGAAAACGTAAGTGTTGCCGATCCCGATGGTAAAATCATTTCTGACTTTGAAGAAGATTTAGAAAAAGAAAGATTAGAACTTCGTATCGTCCAAGAAAAACTTAGAATTGAAGAAGAAGAACGAGTCAAAAGACTCATCGACATTCGCAATACCCTTCGTTGGTATTTGGGTGGTGAAGACCGTGTTGATATCACACGTTTTGAATATTCTTTCAATTGGGACCAAGAATCCTTAACAGAAAATGAAGTATTACCTGTGGTTGCGGAAGAAGATAACCCTGATACACCATATAACGAAAGAAAGTTGGTGGATGGATATTCCTTAAAAGTATCTTCCAAAGAAACAAAAGAATCTTTTAAGGGACGTGGATTCACTCCTGATGGCCCTGCTGGTACAGAACCAAACCTTCCTCCTGGATACAAAGACACAGACTACCAAAAAGCCGAATATTCCAAAGACGAAAATATCAATAACTACGAATTCAACAAACGTGTGAAAGATATCAAACGCCAACCTTGGAAAATTGAAAAGATTGGACTCTCTGTTGTTGTAGATGGTGTTTGGGAACGAAAAGAAAGAGAAGATGGAATGGGATATGATAGAAAGTACATTCCAGTTGCAGAAGGGGATCTAAAACTCGTTCGTAAAAACTTAGAAGCAGCGATTGGTTATACAAGATCACGTGGTGACCAAATCAGTGTCATTACCATTCCTAAAGATAGAACGGAACAGTTCCGTGCCGAAGATGAAGAGTTTCAAAAACAAAGAGCCATCCGCAATATGGTGATTGCTTCCCTTGTAATTCTTATTTTACTTATCCTTGCGATCTTAGTTTACCGTGCGATCAAAAAAGAAATCGCAAGAAGAAGAAGACTCAGAGAAGAAGAACTTGCTGCTCAACAACAAATGATGAGAGAAGCGGCTCTTCGAGTGATGGACGAAGGGGGAGCGGAAGTCGAACTCTCCCTCGACGAAAAACTAAGACGCGAACTTTTAGAAAACGCAATCAACTTGGCAAAAGAAAAACCAGAAGATGTGGCACAGCTACTACGCACTTGGCTTGCCGAGGAAGAACAAACTTAA
- a CDS encoding adenylate/guanylate cyclase domain-containing protein, which translates to MESYPLIYFIKPEGTISDWEYFWHQIPYGAPGILTFFVGVFLSYFAFQKFRKAEVDTKFFHLNLTISFISFGSVGLVLTTRAWIQDVNTLVFWNDLLYFLVAPLAPTAFYLAYHMTGKQSKLLLYYSYLCWFASFVLYFGVLIGKGFETTVFEFTFGKYPRGSSFVRPWGILAPLGYFFLILPSFIKHYQYIRKHYHLTLFHGVNLLFLLTTMNAPSILGFKVYPGGFFLFIPMLLVAYGVFRSDFFDVNELLFQKNGMFYFLFALLSFVLIFISFGVSFGLSPDAYESAKWYPWGIPPVISVFGAVFLSIIVAGANPSARINQLCAFALILTGFYVIQSVPLKLNISYVVQLRISQMTFVAFAFAPSIMVRLVFEAIGQKSPKWVQGIDFLCVSAAILAPSPYLFVGYFDYPWSRVHHGGPAELLVGMNGAIALILVLVTFLRNKGYINFASKWIIGSFLLSAALLLAALLPSHGFPIYPIADFQFIPAFLLGYAVLRHGALSLEGRTIQLSQRLANLGLITMAIAAILYFPLIREQYGVGESAFHLTMIVLPLVLFNYLVVYIMSRPLAEELDISYFLLDLEKQKADEEREKALIAQDKAEEAMEESEKLLLNILPYKVAQELKQKGSVTPSRIENVTVLFTDFKGFTKVAEGMDEQSLIEELDACFTQFDEIILRNNLEKLKTIGDSYMCAGGLPVENRTSAIDACLAALEVQSFMNQLKEIKTALNLPFWELRLGLHTGPVVAGVVGRFKFAYDIWGDTVNTASRMESGGETGKINVSKETYELVKYFFVTEYRGKIHGKNKGELDMYFVHRLRPRYSQDPDGKAPNQYFREVYSRISHGANIRWKSEV; encoded by the coding sequence ATGGAATCATACCCTCTCATTTATTTTATAAAACCTGAAGGAACCATATCCGATTGGGAATATTTTTGGCATCAGATCCCTTATGGAGCGCCGGGGATCCTTACTTTTTTTGTTGGAGTTTTTTTAAGTTACTTTGCCTTCCAAAAATTTCGCAAAGCAGAGGTTGATACTAAATTTTTTCATTTAAACCTTACCATTTCTTTTATTAGTTTTGGATCTGTTGGGCTTGTGTTAACAACAAGAGCTTGGATTCAGGATGTAAATACATTAGTTTTTTGGAATGATCTACTATACTTTCTTGTCGCCCCATTAGCCCCAACAGCATTTTATTTGGCCTATCATATGACAGGCAAACAAAGTAAGTTGTTATTGTATTATTCTTATCTTTGTTGGTTTGCAAGTTTTGTTTTGTATTTTGGTGTTCTGATTGGGAAAGGATTTGAAACCACTGTTTTCGAATTCACTTTTGGGAAGTATCCAAGAGGAAGTTCTTTTGTTCGGCCTTGGGGAATTTTAGCACCATTAGGGTATTTCTTTTTAATTTTACCTTCGTTTATCAAACATTACCAATACATTCGTAAACATTACCATCTTACATTATTCCATGGAGTGAATTTACTTTTTTTACTCACAACGATGAATGCACCCAGTATCCTTGGGTTCAAAGTTTATCCGGGTGGATTCTTTTTATTCATTCCAATGTTACTTGTGGCATACGGTGTTTTTCGTTCTGACTTTTTTGATGTGAACGAACTTCTATTCCAGAAGAATGGGATGTTTTACTTTTTATTTGCACTTCTCTCTTTTGTTTTAATCTTTATTTCTTTTGGTGTCTCTTTTGGACTTTCACCCGATGCTTATGAATCGGCAAAATGGTATCCTTGGGGGATTCCTCCCGTTATATCAGTGTTTGGTGCCGTGTTCCTTTCTATCATTGTGGCCGGTGCCAATCCCTCAGCAAGGATCAATCAACTTTGTGCCTTTGCTCTCATCCTTACTGGATTTTATGTCATTCAGTCGGTTCCTTTAAAACTAAATATATCTTATGTTGTGCAACTTCGCATTTCGCAAATGACCTTTGTCGCTTTTGCCTTTGCTCCAAGTATCATGGTGCGTTTGGTATTTGAAGCCATCGGTCAAAAATCTCCAAAATGGGTGCAAGGGATTGATTTTCTTTGTGTGAGTGCAGCGATTCTTGCTCCTTCTCCTTATTTATTTGTAGGATATTTTGATTATCCTTGGTCGAGAGTCCATCATGGTGGTCCCGCTGAGTTACTCGTTGGTATGAATGGTGCCATTGCTTTAATTTTGGTGCTTGTGACTTTTTTAAGAAACAAAGGTTATATCAACTTTGCATCTAAATGGATCATAGGATCTTTTTTATTGTCCGCTGCTTTGTTATTAGCGGCCCTTTTGCCGAGCCATGGTTTCCCAATTTATCCAATTGCGGACTTTCAATTCATTCCGGCATTTTTACTTGGTTATGCGGTGCTCCGACATGGTGCATTGTCATTGGAAGGAAGAACCATCCAACTCAGTCAAAGACTTGCCAACTTAGGTCTCATTACCATGGCCATTGCTGCGATACTATATTTCCCTCTCATCCGTGAACAATATGGAGTGGGAGAATCGGCATTTCATTTAACAATGATTGTTTTGCCACTCGTTTTGTTTAATTACTTAGTGGTTTACATCATGTCTCGTCCTTTGGCAGAAGAACTTGATATCAGTTATTTCCTATTGGATTTGGAGAAACAAAAGGCAGATGAAGAAAGAGAAAAAGCTCTCATTGCTCAGGATAAAGCAGAAGAGGCAATGGAGGAATCCGAAAAATTACTTCTCAACATTTTGCCTTATAAGGTAGCTCAAGAACTCAAACAAAAGGGAAGTGTGACACCTTCTCGAATCGAAAACGTAACAGTCCTTTTTACTGACTTTAAAGGATTCACTAAGGTTGCCGAAGGTATGGATGAACAAAGTCTGATTGAGGAACTCGATGCCTGTTTCACTCAGTTCGATGAAATCATTCTTAGAAACAATTTAGAAAAATTAAAAACCATTGGTGACAGTTATATGTGTGCCGGTGGACTTCCTGTAGAAAATAGAACCAGTGCCATTGACGCTTGTTTGGCGGCATTAGAAGTGCAAAGTTTTATGAACCAGTTAAAAGAAATCAAAACGGCTCTAAACCTACCATTTTGGGAACTGAGACTTGGCCTTCATACTGGCCCCGTGGTGGCAGGAGTTGTGGGACGATTTAAGTTTGCTTATGACATTTGGGGAGATACGGTCAATACGGCTTCGCGAATGGAGTCCGGTGGGGAAACAGGAAAGATCAATGTTTCTAAAGAAACCTATGAGTTAGTGAAGTATTTTTTTGTTACGGAATACAGAGGGAAGATTCACGGAAAAAATAAAGGTGAGTTGGATATGTATTTTGTTCACCGCCTAAGGCCTCGTTATTCGCAAGACCCTGATGGGAAGGCACCGAATCAGTATTTCCGGGAAGTGTATTCCCGGATCTCTCATGGTGCCAATATTCGTTGGAAGAGCGAAGTTTAG
- a CDS encoding alpha/beta fold hydrolase produces the protein MTHFLFYCAMSDMVDLNFPKKNATEWLAAGKFFEYKKFQIFFIQEGRGQNLILLHGFPTSSWDYSKIFNGLSRYFNTIAIDFLGFGYSSKPKKHKYTLIEQTDIIENFIEKNALRRVKFVFHDYAVSVGQEILARHLERADRKYEIDGAVFMNGGLFPHLHRPTFKQKLLATPILGAILSKFYDEKKFGVAFAQVFGKNTKPNDKEISVLWKLITYPNKVLIPHKLLKYIKERRLHGERWKNALLQTEVPLLFINGAEDPVSGRHLADEIEKLPIKNKKLIRWETIGHYPQWENPEESFKEIYEFLK, from the coding sequence TTGACTCACTTCCTCTTTTATTGTGCTATGTCGGATATGGTGGATCTAAACTTTCCAAAAAAGAACGCAACAGAATGGTTGGCAGCTGGCAAATTTTTCGAATATAAGAAGTTTCAAATCTTCTTTATCCAAGAAGGACGAGGACAAAACTTAATCCTATTGCATGGATTCCCTACTTCCTCTTGGGACTATTCCAAAATTTTTAATGGCCTTTCCCGTTACTTCAATACAATCGCAATTGATTTTTTAGGATTCGGATATTCTTCCAAACCAAAAAAACATAAATACACACTCATTGAACAAACAGATATTATAGAAAACTTTATCGAAAAGAATGCACTACGAAGAGTGAAATTTGTTTTTCATGATTATGCAGTGAGTGTGGGCCAAGAAATTTTAGCAAGGCACTTAGAACGCGCGGATCGTAAGTATGAAATTGATGGAGCTGTATTTATGAATGGAGGACTTTTCCCCCATCTCCACAGACCTACATTCAAACAAAAACTTCTCGCAACACCAATCTTAGGTGCTATTCTTTCAAAGTTTTATGATGAAAAAAAGTTTGGAGTGGCTTTTGCACAAGTATTTGGAAAAAACACAAAACCAAACGACAAAGAAATTTCTGTACTTTGGAAACTCATCACTTATCCCAATAAAGTTTTAATCCCTCATAAACTTCTGAAATACATTAAAGAAAGAAGGTTACATGGGGAACGATGGAAAAATGCCCTCTTACAAACAGAAGTTCCCCTCCTTTTTATCAATGGAGCGGAGGATCCAGTAAGTGGTCGTCACCTAGCAGATGAAATTGAAAAACTTCCAATCAAAAACAAAAAACTGATTCGTTGGGAAACAATTGGACATTATCCTCAATGGGAAAACCCAGAAGAGAGTTTTAAAGAAATCTACGAGTTTTTAAAATAA
- a CDS encoding CdaR family protein, which produces MILKLLGKISRNWKAKLVSLIIASIFYVNLQNSKVLIKTINVPVDYPKLSGNLNYSKNPEKTIPIRVEGLKDVVNYYSQFMKAVIDPEDVQLGVTEVPIKKIVGVPSGVKVTKLKKTVPVEIESRGLKVVPLEVVFEGAPPANFEKLTQIVSPQKITLSGKPQDLEKITKVILPEISLMDKKEPFAKTVRIPELPKGVSVLGSRDVTVNVNIIPLSYKTGEQTAAGIPIVCSGSDVRLDAELSEEQVAIRYFSLKPIRSAQILTGITAQVPCNYIFDPVKNKIIPELQPQVAKVRIIKSKDLKGIEILQISPEKIEIRYKVKEQQNPDSDPTDDGTGMDGPGNVPSDRS; this is translated from the coding sequence ATGATTTTAAAGTTACTTGGGAAAATTTCCAGAAACTGGAAGGCAAAATTAGTTTCTTTGATCATTGCTAGTATTTTTTACGTAAACCTCCAGAATTCGAAGGTTTTGATTAAAACAATTAACGTTCCTGTCGACTATCCAAAGTTATCCGGTAATTTAAACTATTCTAAAAACCCAGAAAAAACCATTCCTATTCGTGTGGAAGGTTTGAAAGACGTTGTAAATTATTATTCACAGTTTATGAAAGCTGTGATTGATCCAGAAGATGTTCAACTCGGAGTGACAGAAGTTCCAATTAAAAAAATTGTTGGGGTTCCGAGTGGAGTTAAGGTTACCAAACTTAAAAAAACTGTACCTGTTGAAATTGAATCTCGTGGATTAAAAGTAGTTCCATTAGAAGTTGTTTTTGAAGGAGCACCGCCAGCTAACTTTGAAAAGTTGACTCAAATTGTGAGTCCTCAGAAAATTACACTCAGTGGAAAACCGCAGGATTTGGAAAAAATTACCAAAGTAATTTTGCCTGAAATTTCACTTATGGATAAAAAGGAACCATTTGCAAAAACGGTTCGAATTCCAGAACTTCCCAAAGGTGTGAGTGTTCTTGGATCCCGGGATGTCACTGTGAATGTAAATATCATTCCTTTGTCGTATAAAACAGGAGAACAGACTGCCGCAGGGATTCCTATTGTTTGTTCGGGTTCAGATGTTAGGTTAGATGCAGAACTTTCTGAAGAACAAGTTGCCATCCGTTATTTTTCTCTCAAACCCATTCGGTCGGCGCAGATTCTTACGGGAATTACTGCCCAAGTTCCTTGTAATTATATCTTTGATCCTGTCAAAAATAAAATCATTCCCGAATTACAGCCGCAAGTTGCCAAAGTTCGGATCATCAAAAGTAAAGATTTAAAAGGGATTGAGATTTTACAAATCAGTCCTGAGAAAATTGAAATTCGTTATAAAGTGAAAGAACAACAAAACCCAGATTCCGACCCCACTGATGATGGAACCGGAATGGATGGCCCGGGTAATGTTCCTTCCGACAGGTCTTAA
- the cdaA gene encoding diadenylate cyclase CdaA, with the protein MDFFRGLYIIPWSKNYISISLDVLIVAFLIYKTYTTLRRTRGIQLLLGVGIIWISGSLAEYLGFELLEWILTNIRPALVFAIIVLLQPELRRLTGDLARIRLLRLFFLKPTFDLDPIVEAVRVMSQEKTGSIIVLVKDISLKDISENAVPMDAQVTSEVLQTIFFKNSPLHDGAVIIEQNRIVCAASYLPMSSSVEIATLGARHRSALGLSEETDAIIIVTSEETGDITICYEGEMLHPVKPLELKALVSSLMTGTRRSKDESLRKPKEKDTGVSI; encoded by the coding sequence TTGGATTTTTTTCGAGGATTATACATCATTCCATGGAGTAAAAATTATATCTCCATATCTTTAGATGTTTTAATCGTCGCATTTTTAATTTATAAAACTTATACAACACTTCGTAGAACACGAGGGATTCAACTTTTACTAGGTGTGGGAATCATTTGGATTTCCGGAAGCCTTGCCGAGTATTTAGGTTTTGAACTTCTGGAGTGGATCCTAACGAACATTCGTCCAGCTTTAGTTTTTGCGATCATTGTCCTTTTGCAACCGGAACTTCGTCGTTTGACCGGCGATTTAGCACGCATTCGCCTACTTCGATTGTTCTTTCTGAAACCTACTTTTGATCTTGATCCTATTGTCGAAGCAGTTCGGGTCATGTCACAAGAAAAAACAGGATCCATCATCGTACTTGTCAAAGACATTAGTTTAAAAGATATCTCTGAAAACGCTGTGCCAATGGATGCACAAGTGACATCTGAAGTTTTACAAACTATCTTTTTTAAAAATTCACCTCTACACGATGGAGCTGTGATCATAGAACAAAACCGAATTGTTTGTGCGGCCTCTTATCTACCAATGAGTAGTTCGGTGGAAATTGCAACACTCGGTGCAAGGCATAGATCCGCTTTGGGGCTTTCGGAAGAAACAGATGCCATCATCATCGTAACGTCTGAAGAAACAGGTGATATTACTATTTGTTATGAAGGGGAAATGTTACATCCGGTAAAACCTCTCGAACTCAAAGCACTTGTCAGTAGCCTAATGACTGGAACCCGAAGGTCAAAAGATGAATCTCTTCGTAAACCCAAAGAGAAAGATACGGGTGTCAGTATATGA
- the dapB gene encoding 4-hydroxy-tetrahydrodipicolinate reductase gives MSKIKVGVIGAGGRMGKAIIQVLSLSKKSELSAAVVREGAVYAGFDSGNHAGIKETGILLSTDLQKACETSDVLIDFSTHTGFESILNSALANKKPLVIGTTGLTDSDKALIQSAATSIPIVFSPNMSVGVNLLFKLTEIAAKVLDEDFDIEVLDIHHRHKKDAPSGTAMYLKEVLLNATKRSEENVIYGRHGMYSERDQKEIAMHTMRAGEVVGEHTVYFLSAEERIEITHKAQDRKTFATGAVKAAEFLHGKSKGLYNMFDVLGL, from the coding sequence TTGTCTAAAATCAAAGTTGGTGTCATCGGCGCTGGGGGAAGGATGGGGAAGGCCATCATCCAAGTCCTTTCCCTTTCCAAAAAATCAGAGTTAAGTGCTGCTGTCGTGAGAGAAGGTGCCGTGTATGCAGGATTTGATTCGGGAAATCATGCCGGCATCAAAGAAACGGGAATTTTACTTTCGACCGACTTACAGAAAGCATGTGAGACTTCTGATGTCCTCATTGATTTCAGTACCCATACTGGATTTGAATCCATTTTGAATTCTGCCTTAGCCAATAAAAAACCATTGGTGATTGGAACCACGGGACTTACTGATTCGGATAAGGCTCTCATCCAATCGGCCGCAACCTCCATCCCGATTGTATTTTCCCCCAACATGTCGGTTGGTGTGAATCTGCTCTTTAAATTAACAGAGATCGCAGCAAAAGTTTTAGATGAAGACTTTGATATCGAAGTTCTCGATATCCATCATCGTCATAAAAAAGATGCACCTTCGGGAACGGCTATGTATTTAAAAGAGGTTCTTTTGAATGCAACTAAACGTTCGGAAGAAAATGTCATTTACGGTCGTCATGGAATGTATTCCGAAAGAGACCAAAAAGAAATCGCTATGCATACAATGCGAGCTGGCGAAGTGGTTGGTGAACATACCGTATATTTTTTAAGTGCAGAAGAACGAATTGAAATCACACACAAGGCTCAAGATCGTAAAACCTTTGCCACTGGTGCTGTAAAAGCTGCCGAATTTTTGCACGGAAAATCCAAAGGTCTTTATAATATGTTTGATGTGTTAGGATTATAA